From Quercus robur chromosome 8, dhQueRobu3.1, whole genome shotgun sequence:
gagtgtgtcTTCCTTAACATCAATTAATTTTGAGGTGGAGTGGCACAACTCCCAATCTGAAAAATGATATTAGAGCCAAGGTCAGGGATTCGAGTTACAGGAGTGTCATTGTGAGGGAGGGATTGTTGGGGGGACCACAACTTGACTTCTTATGACCTCTCTAAAAACAGGCTCATAGGGTGCAATGTCAAATGTCATAAAGGATTTGAGTGTGTCTTCCTCATCACCAATTGATTTTAAGGTGAAATGTCATAACTCACGATCCAACATCCCTAACCCTAGCATCTGTAGCCAAGTTTTCCTTATTGCCACCATTGTTGATTCACAGTTGTCGTTGCACTTACCATTCTTGGTTAAGTTTCACTCAAACCCCACTCTCTTGTAGTAAAGCCTCCTCCAAGGCTCTTATCTTGTTCAATCTAATGGTGGATGTATTGATTTTGTGATGGATGTGGTGATGATGGGGGAGGGAGTGGTGGTGGTGTCGGTTGagtcatctctttctctctctctctctcttcattttagTCTTAGATATGGGTTTGTGGTATTTTTGGTCCTATTTGGTTTTAGTCTCAAATCTGGGTTTGTTGTATTTCTCGTGTTGTTTGatttctctaactttcaattgtaGTTGTAAGGTGTTTAGGTTTGTGTTCTTTTGGTTTGatttcttttgagtatttgtTCTTCAAATACAGAATCACCTAACAGCTCTGACCCACTCAACCAATGACTCAAGCCACTAGGTCTGACTTGAATATTCGATCAGTAGAAGGTCCATTTTCTATTCACCCAATTGATCTAGTTAGGTTAGGTGTGGTCAACCTTAACCCTAATCTGACTCGACCCATGGACAGCCCAAGCTatgtttcattctttttaaatccaaaatgttgggaaatttagaccccgattgatagaattaacaagttttaaatccaagttgttaattagatttattgtcaataaaacttgataaaacaaacaaacatcaatatcatgtcaaaattatgcagcggaaaaataaataagataagatatgatgacccaggaaaaccaattaaacaaactagtttcacagtaaaaaaaaaaaaaaaaaacatggggggaaaccttcccaaaagcaatccactatagaaaagagaagtctcagatctagtacaaaacctttgtccctaactctacaatccccgtagatgaactcacagcagaaaccttctaccgcttcaaaacctctgaacttttcaatatatgaacaccaccctttgatgcacgaatcccaatacgtgactaaccaattctgcgaatcccaatacgcgacttaatcaccaactagaaggatgttggctgcaaagttcttcacttcatcaataatgaagatcaagaagcacttggttacaaaaccctaaggcgcaaagacgcagtagcttctttcagagagaataaggcatcggtcacgtTTTGCATATGTTcgccttgtattctcttatgtgacgacctctaaaataagccttatataggtctagggttgtgaatccttacacaaatacaaaaacttgggccgaaaatcagatctgaaaatctgaattcccGTAACCTTGATCGATCGtaaggtgtcgaggaggtgtcgagctttaaacttTGATAGatacagctatcgagaagctatcgaggagctgtCGAGGAGACAGGAGCTTTCTCGATTGATCCaccagctatcgagaggtgtcgagattgagataacaatcaactgaagagctcgatagatagcctagctgtcgagaggtgtcgagcagttgtcgagctatctatccACAGGTGTCGAGCTATTTGTCCAGCTttatgaacaacttttcttaagctcgatagatgcagttgTCAAGCCAActatcaagttttaatgaatttgcactatcaacttgttttcttggacagacttgaagtctttaatactagacttgaacaacatgtttcttgaagtattaaacacatcttagatctacccaaatacaagtaaagtgtgttttgtcaaaggattaaccaattacacaaaatatgtccttaacacaAAACAAGTCAAATTTGTGTTCATTTTGAAGGCTCAAATGTCTACTTTCCATTAAAACCTGACAGGTATGCTTTCACACAAACCCTTCttagaagatcaaggtcggtcaacggtgcaaccctcaaggggatcctgCCAATCAGCTTCCCTGCACCTTACGAGTTTACTGGCCCGTTAACTcacacacatgtcagactccttggttcATGTTTCAAGATGGGCCGAATGGAAAGCCCGTATGCTGATGCCAGGAGCACGCAGATGctgaggcacgccgtgaggcatGTGCTGCCTGGGTTTCCTAACTCGAAAAATAAAGGGAGAGGGAGGGACGTAAGGAATTCATGTCACTTGTCCAGTTATCCTATAgttgattaaaataaattaactgGGGCTATGTCCAGTTATCCTATAgttgattaaaataaattaactggggctatgtttcttttttaatgaatgggAGAATATAATACTCATCATAGCAAAAGTTATAAAGTTCACAAATTCACAAAGTAACTATGATTAAAGTAGATTAATGCTTCATTAACTAATATGAATAATTACATGACATAAGAACAATTGTAAATTACAAATGCAACCTTAAAAAGCTACAGTAGGAAATGAAAAacaactgaaaatttattatcaTGGAAAAGATATCGAtcaaaaaaaaacatcaacttttaaaatttaagcaTATCGAAACTTTGTTGTCTTTGAGAAGCCTTTGATGTGCCCTAAACCCCAATATAGTTTTATTGACACAAACTAACTTTGACATGTTGTCATTAGTTTCCAAacatttctttgaaccctatgattttaataatgtaatatcTCAGAAACAACATAAAGCAATAAGCAAACAACAAATTTCATCTTGATTGCTAGCTTACAAGCCAATAAATGACTTGTTAGTTTTAGATAACTATTTCAAGGTGAGAAATTTTCGAATGAGAACTTGAAGTCTCATTAGAACTACTTTTTTCCGTTATTAAGAAACTGGTTAAATAGATTATAAGTAGCCTCAAACTTTTTAGTTATTGAGGAAGCCATTTCAAATAAGACTGATGTTACAAACTTAGGAAATAAAACTATGTTTAACTTACAAAATGTACAATAGAAATATCAATTATTAGATAtgcaataataaaattaatacgACGTTTGGCTATCGAGCCTCTAACAGTGTAACAGTAATTTCATTGGTTGAGGATGATTGATTCTTGCTCGATGAAGATgatttttttcctacaaaagaAGCAGGCTCTTTAGGTTCAGGTAATGAACTCTCACCATGCAACATCATAACCACAGATGACATGTTAGGCCGATCCTCAAGATGTTGTTGCAAACATAAGAAACTAATCCGCATGCAACGTACAATCTCCAATAAGATGCAAGAGTCCTCTAAGCAAGTATCAATAAGTTCTAAAGGCTTGCCTTCTTTCCATAATTTCCATGCCTAAAACATTAATAAATTTCCTATCATTATTCATATCATTATCTATGAAATGGAAAGTCAACTATTTTGATAACTCACATTTCCAACAAGGTTTTGACCATGGCTTGGATGGGAAGATCCTCGATTTTTCTTTCCACTTAATATCTCCAACAACAATATTCCAAAGCTAAATACATCAGATTTTACTGAAAATAGACCATCAATGGCATATTCAGGTGCCATATAACCACTGCAAAACATCATTAAGAATGAAACACTttgattatgaaaaaaaagttgataataGAGCATGTTAAGAATACTTACTAGGTTCCAACTACTCTATTTGTATTTCCTTCAGTTTGATCTCCACCAAAGATTCTAGCCAAACCGAAGTCAGAAATTTTTGGATTCATATTACTATCAAGTAAAACATTACTTGCTTTGAGATCTCTGTGTATGATCCTCAATCTAGAATCTTCATGGAGATAGACAAGCCCCCGCGCAATCCCACAAATAATGTTGAAGCGCATAGACCAACCCAAAACTCTAGCTCTTGTTTGATCTGGCAAGTTTCTCATTCTTGTTTATACTAATTCCAACTTAAACAATAAAACAAGAAATTggaatttatttaaataagaataaaaaatgaacaaatttttCCTCCAAACTGGGTTAGGAAAATGTCCTCCACATGCATTATTTTTCATGATTCATTAAATAATTTGAACAAGATATATGACAGTTAAGTAGATTATGTGACAAAAAGTACACAAGGGTAGATTTTAAAGTTTCCATGTAGTGGATATTTTCTCTAAATTGGTTTGGAGAAACATTGTCACAAAAAACAATACATGAAATTTGGCAAAGAATTATTAAGTTCTTGAGAAGTTCAAACCAAAAATGAAGGAGTCTAAGCTTCCGTTGGGCATGTATTCATAGATTAGGATTGTCTCATGTCCTTCAATGCAATAGCCTAAAAGCCTAACAAGATTCCGGTGCTGCAATTTGGCAATCAACGTAACTTCATTTTTAAACTCATTCGATCCTTGTACAGAATTTTGTGAAAGCCTTTTCACAGCAATTTCCTGTCCATCTGTAAGTGTACCCTGAAATTCTCATTTATTAGtatattttattgatattgAATATGATGAGAGCTGCATTTTCTATGATCTGGTCTTTATAAATCCTCCTGTGAGTTTACCTTGTATACGAGTCCAAAACCCCCTTCACCGAGTCACCGAGCTTGTTATTGATTGAAAAGTTGTTAGTGGCAGTGGCTATGGTAGCTAGGCTGAAGAATGGAACCTCTAAGTCTTCACTTTGGCCTTCAATGTTCTGGTCTATCATAACATTGTTCTCCATTTTATCTGATAAGAGCAAGATGGTCTATACATTATTAAAAGAAACTAAAATATGACAACTATTAAATTCAGTTTAGTCCTATGAGAAATTATTATAtagcaaaattattatttaatttcaaattaaatcaattatatgatccaaaatttcaatattgtGTTCCAACAAACAACAAGTCGCCAAGCCTTGTtgcataataataaaaatgataaaagcaTGAGACACACGATATACTAATAATGTGGAAAAACGAAGGAGAAGTCATAAAAAGGGTAAAGCACTACAAGAATAACTTTTACTAAGGGTAATCTATTCTAACTAAGAAAACTAATTATCAGAGGAGTTTTACAATTTGTTATACTTATACTATATAGTTTTAGGAGATAACTCACTCTTATGACCACAACTAGTTTGGAACTTTTAACTTATTCTTCTATGTATCCCTTCATAAATGACACATCTGCATGAGCAAACTAGAAACTTTGGCACACTCTAAGGTGCTTCCTTAAAGATTTGATCTAAAGTGAACTAACTAGAAGAGAGACTCTTGAGATTTCAAACTTTGGATCACAAGCTTTTTATAGAACTAAAGGATTTTCTCATGAAAGCTCATGGGATAAAAGACATGAGTTTTCTCTCTAACAATGTGTTTAGTTGGGTGAAAACAGGGAGAATAGAAAATGGGGGagaaaaaaatatgagaaaaaatggGACCACCAGAATCTTTTCTCCCAAATTTGGGGTGATTTTAGGAGAGAAAATGGAGAGGAGAGTGGTAGATAAGAAAATACTAAATCTGCCCTCTCTCCATTTTGGTTATGTGCTTAACGTTGTTCTTATTcttgttcctttttttctttttcttttcaagtgctttttctcttttaatcaaattttcgatttccccttttcttttttgaatcaatggtggttattttttttcttttaaccaaATGGTGGGTTTCACCTCTaattgttcatatatatatatattggaaaatTTAGACAttggttgatagaattaacaagttttaaatccaaacaaacatcaatagtAAGTCAAAATCATGCGCAAcagaatagtaaataagacaagatatgataacccaagaaaaccaataaaacaaactagtttcacagtaaaaaacctggggggaaaccttttCAAGAAGCAATTCgctataataaagagaagttttaagatctagtacaaaacctttatTCCTAGACTCTACAAACtagtagatgaacttacagtaaAAACTTTCTAccacttcagaacctctgaactctacAATATATGAACACTCCACCCACAATCACAATTGGAATCTCCAACTAACTTTAAGAACCTTTTGAAGGTTTTCTTCACAGTAGCAAGTATGTGGTGGTTGCTATGACTTCAGCTTCTTCACAAACGGAATCTTCATATCTACTTTGAAACTCTCTGGTTTAGTGAAATAGAGAAAACTTGGTTACAAAAACCTAGCCACATAAACAGagtctctctctccctctctctcttaaaagCCTTATAATATATGGCTTTTGATGTCCTTTAATTACCGATTCAAACGGATCTCAATTCGGGCTTCAAACGAATAAGTTAAAGTCTTTTTCGCATTGCTGATTTTTGCTAATCTGCGACACTTGAAGTATTGAGGAGGTATCAAGATTGCTATCTAGGAGGCAGTAGGTTTTGAGCTTCTATCGAGTCATATCTAAGTATTATTGAGATTAAGATTACTATCGAGAGGTATCAAGACTATCGAGGTACATgctgaaaatgtgttttttttttagcttttcttAAGCAAACTTTGTGTCTTCAACTTGGTTTTTAATTACAACTTCAAGACacatcaaaactcaataaaagacACATAATTTGGCATGGTTTGACAATACCAAAATATATGACcctagcaatatatatatatatatatatatattataacaaagaaaaaaatataatatgaactgtgttaatttttaaattttaattgataataagtaattttttttaatgattataaagaaattatttcttatattaCGTACTAGGGGTATGGGAGAAAATGTATACACACTACATTTTCTGtactctcatttttcttctcaacaaaataaatgagtTTTCTGTCGCGTCACTTTTCCATcccaaaaccaaacaacatgagagaaaattaaaatatcttatATCCTCCAACTTTTCCATCCCTTCTTCATTTTCTATCCCctaatcaaacaaaacctaaaaatgcTGATGACTTCCTACTTCTCTAAAAGTGCTTACATTTTGCCACTCTAACATCAGACTCATTTTAGTAGGTGTTTACATGTAGGGTTAAAATTCTAATCTTAACAGGATTCAGATTATGTTTTTGCGATTCTCACTTGAGTGAGCCTCAAGCTAAAGTTAGGCAAGGCCTTGCTTAAGCAAGCTTTAATGAACCGCATGAGCCTGTATGTATTTAACTGCTTGAGCTGGCCTTGTTTACCTCTTAAGTGAGTACATAAATTAACCCCCTTTTTTTCCCATcaaataaattacataaaaaaaaaaaaaaaaaaaaaaaaaaaaaaaaaaaatttactgaaCACCCATATTCttcttgttaaatattagcattgaagtgtacaccatgttgaatatgctagagtagatgaGAAAGAGGAGACATAGAATAGTAATATGACAATACGAGAGTTACGTGGTTGAACCTTGTCAACCTAGGTCTACGGAGGAAACCCTTAAGggttacatctttattgtacgtaagagtgtagtacaaaacTTATGTtataataaaccataatatTAGTATATAAAGGAGACTAAATCCTAAACTACTAGCAAGTAGGAGAATTgtcttgcacacaaagtagatgGGTTGgtcctattacattgggctaatatgtctaatatatctctaacgtTGTATATCctttaattttctcttttaaattaGAATAAACCACAATTGTACATGCCTCATTACGTTAACAAAAGTAAGCTCCCTTCCAATGTTTTACTTTTCATACTGTTATTGTCTATGGGCTTTAGGCTCTCTttatttacttgtatagcacacatacTTATACTACACACTCTGCCTCTTATATAAAGGCAATCTTGTATGTTTTATTACTTGAAAAATACAATACACTCATTCAATATTTCTAACACACACAATTAGTTAATTTTAACAACGAATTTATATTCTTTGCGTTGAATATGCTTGTTTTATGTTCTTGAATCAGATAAGCTTACCAAATGTAACTTGGTCCTTCGAGGATAGAGTGAGAGCTATGCAAAATTTTCATGGAATAAACACACTTGCTATAAGTACTACAAGTATTTCAAGTTTGCTCACAATCGTGGTCTAGTGACATTGTTTAATTGACTTGCGTAATTCTTTCAATTGGCTTATGCAAATTTTCTTCCTTAAGCATGATTTTATATTAAGATCAAAATGGCTATATATCACAACTTTTATTGTTCAACATCTTACTAGCTGCTTTGTACGATTCTAGAAGTTAAATTACACAATCTTCGATATCTTTTCCGGAGCAAGAGAAAGTAATATTACCTCTCAAGCTTGTCATTTTGCAAAGGCAGTAAAGAATCCAGAGCACCCCAAAAACAGAGGCAATGGCAACCACAACTATTActatcaccttcatcttctgcTTGCCTTTAACTACGTCATGGTTGAATTTGCAACAAAACAGATGGAAACAAAGATCTTAGTTTGGATTGCACATCAAAATACGAATAAGTTGTACTACAGAGGATTTGATGGCACATCGATCAATATACGAATGGTTGGATTCACAAcagaaaaagcaaaaatattttaggtACAGCAGTGAAGACTATAGGCCCTTACCTTGCTCTGAAGCTGGCATTCGAATATATACATCCTGCCAATTAGCTGCAGTCGGTTTAATATCAATTAGATCCCCATACCAGAGGACGCAGCCACTTCCTCCATCTCTGATATCTAAGTTTGAGTAAGCCATGCAGGAACAGTTGTTCAAGCATTTGACTCTGCATTCCTCAAGATTCATACTTTGGTTCACCCAAGAATACGTGGTATCTGGCAATTTGTACCCAACAAATTTatcaaacccaattttttctttatcctGGCAGCTCAATTGCGTACTGCGTACACATCCCTTAGACCACTCCTCTGGATTCCATGTTTCCGTTGACTTAGGCTTGAATCCTTGTATACATTGACACCTAGGTGACTCACCAATGATACAATTTCCATAAACACCACATAAATTATAAGTGTCACATTCGTCTCTTGGAAAATGATGGTACAGGCTCCATTTTCCATCGACCAATATGTAGCGCTCATACCGAGTTTGGTTCAAAACTGCTCTTGATATTACAGAATGCTGAATCATGTCGAATATGAAGTATACCTCGTCCTTGTTGGAGACGAAACTGAAGCTGTAAACAGGGGTGGCCCTTATCTCTGGTGCACCACTGAAACCAAGGCCATTCCATGGGCCAGTCCGGAAGTACATCTTGGAGCCTTTCTTCATGACAATCTCAGGGTAATTATGAAGTTCAATCCCCCAACTCAGTTCTCCTGGAGAGGGGTCATCTGGACTCTTCCATGCAGTTAGGCGCCTTTCAAGACCAGTCCTTAAGTCCCATCCAAGCTTCATCCCTGGTAGCCACGTATCAGAAGGATAGTCATAGCTTTGCCACAAataattttctgggttttcatCATTATCTTTCCTTAATACTAGATTTCCTGAATCTAAAAGCTGTACTATTGAATTCCCCGCCTCTTTTGTTGAATTTGCTGACCAAGCAACAGTCGaattttggttgagaagaacAAGACTACCTGAACTGTTTACCATCAACACGCCAGACGAGTTTGTGATTGGATTGCGCCGGTTTGCTACCCAAACAACCGTTTTAATTGAGATATTGGTGTACCAAATTCCCAAGTAACGGTTAGTGGAATCACCTGGACTGAAGAACCCCAGAACAAAGCCTCCATCTTTAGAAACCAAGGTTGTGCCCTCAATATCACTTAGGGTTTGGGATTGAGTAATGTTGTCAGCGGCATGTGagaataaaaagtagaaaagaaagaaactggAACTCAAAATCACAAAAGCAGAGATGTCCATTGCTTTCTGTTCTTTGAGCTAGTAGCCAATAATTTAAAGTGAGACCCATTATGATGAGCAAAGACTATAACATAGAAagtcatgcattgactcaagcAAGTCGCCActctttgaaatttctaaaatttgttgtgaacaAGAATTTCCACATTACTCACTTTCGTAGATGTCACCTTTTTTGTAGTTTGTCACTAGGATGTGACAGAAAGGCCGGCAAAGGAATGGAATGGTGAGCACTGATGTCCGTTGCTTTCTGTTCTTTGAGCTAGCAACCAATAAGTTAAAGTGAAACCCATTATGATGAGCAAAGACTATAACATAGAAAGTCATGCATTGATGGTTGAGACTGAGGCAGTTGAACAATAACTTaaggtgaaagttcaaaaacgtgtacaaaaacacttttgaacgtttagacccccaaaaaccaacttaaccaacacaagcaatatgtcaaacaactagtgtgcggaaacttaacatatgctataatatgaaattggttaaacaactatctaagccataacaaaataaaccacagcagataatttaaaggcagagatagagaggaaggaagatgcaaacacagagataacacctgatgtgttatcgaagaggaaaccgaagacctcggcgaaaaacctctccgccgccctccaagcggtaatcaatccactagaaaatacagttgggatacaaggacaacaatagaccctccaagcctaatctacccaatgcacctaagccctccaagcttcttgctccaacgaggttgcgccgaacctttttcttttctaactttccggattccgctactagaccgtagcatcaaccaatgaagattggctccttcctaactgcttcccagaactccaaacgtctgtctcacagagatgataatggtgagaaccaggtttggtataatgcctctcaaggatttaacaatggagaggaagagagtgagggattttgatgagactctaaggtatagattgtgggtgaaacaatctggtttttctttagggtttctctctcaaaattctctctggaagctctctttcaatcgtgggttaaaggggtatttatactggagtgaagaggaatgtgaaacgtcaggtttttccaaaacaggggtggctcgcggcttgacctcgcggcttgaccaagtcgcgagatccagtcgcgagttaaccgtatggccagttgtcctgttttgtcctgtagtgctccagctagcatgactgttcatcttccagcatgcttggcacgtgtgcagcttctggcgacttgcagccgcgagtccacccgcgagtcccagccgcgacactctgttttcttgcacactcttgagcaatcttcactctatctcactcactacccttacaacaatcccacctaaatacagggttactaaatgctgaattacaagcaaatttggcacggaataaagccaattagatggttgaataaattcaaccttacaatctccccctttggctattccgtgacaaaaccctaaaacagactctagacttaacatgtgagttgggaacagttgaacaaaactcactcacacctaactctagaagctgtgaagcacttgaatcatataaacagaaactcctgaaacacaacaatacaccatgatcattgtaagcagaaaattataaatgcatatgaaacaggcaatatgagatcaagcaaagatggagttaacaaacaaaccatggcttgatcaaccaagtgaacaccacaaggtagtgatcacagtgctcattcacacttggaatgaacacaaggacatacaagttaacaagcacaaggcaagacacttgtatgctcaacactcaaccaatgcatagcacacaaggcatatgcatctaggaacaatcctacaagggcacaagagtgacagtacataaaccaaaatgcagaacatttagattaaagtactgatttcaacatagcataaaggctgcacttaagcaaggtacataccataaagcctacaaactatgcataaaacattaaccctaaaatcttacaaaagcacatgggtacaaacacattatattgaataaaaatttaaacaatataaactaaaagtgcataaagtttctccccttcaaagtgatgagaagctgtgatgcacttggaacatatatacttgtaacctgaaacacttgcacaaaacacattagaccttcaaggtaaagcaagtaataaaaggataagtataatgtaacaagtaaattacgatcaagtaaacatgatgtgaaacatgtgagcaacttgatcaaacaccaaaacagtcatatagaaatgacaacaatgatcacatagcaaagcaattgatcatccgaacatgcattcaaagaagcacaatagcataaggaagtatgcatgtctaaaacaaaaacatgatgcgAAGAGAATCacaaaacataactcaaagcaccataaagcctgTGCTTgttcaaaacaaagttttcttattatctcaatgtcttctcccccttggtatatgcatctcccctatggaatatctctccccctacaaatgtgcatgagaaatagaatttctccccctaaggatgtgcacaagagtcatatagaaatgacaaaacactccgacatactcattagagtatactctccccctttttgtcaggaatagacaaagggtcaaggagaaacaagggcaagagatgaaggtacgaacaatgccaatgatgcatgaggggaaaaatgaaaaaattttttttttttttttttttttttgaaaacaactttgaaaattaccctcaa
This genomic window contains:
- the LOC126694791 gene encoding G-type lectin S-receptor-like serine/threonine-protein kinase At4g27290 isoform X2, translating into MDISAFVILSSSFFLFYFLFSHAADNITQSQTLSDIEGTTLVSKDGGFVLGFFSPGDSTNRYLGIWYTNISIKTVVWVANRRNPITNSSGVLMVNSSGSLVLLNQNSTVAWSANSTKEAGNSIVQLLDSGNLVLRKDNDENPENYLWQSYDYPSDTWLPGMKLGWDLRTGLERRLTAWKSPDDPSPGELSWGIELHNYPEIVMKKGSKMYFRTGPWNGLGFSGAPEIRATPVYSFSFVSNKDEVYFIFDMIQHSVISRAVLNQTRYERYILVDGKWSLYHHFPRDECDTYNLCGVYGNCIIGESPRCQCIQGFKPKSTETWNPEEWSKGCVRSTQLSCQDKEKIGFDKFVGYKLPDTTYSWVNQSMNLEECRVKCLNNCSCMAYSNLDIRDGGSGCVLWYGDLIDIKPTAANWQDVYIRMPASEQVKGKQKMKVIVIVVVAIASVFGVLWILYCLCKMTSLRDKMENNVMIGQNIEGQREDLEVPFFSLATIATATNNFSINNKLGEGGFGHVYKGTLTDGQEIAVKRLSQSSVQGLNEFKNEVTLIAKLQHRNLVRLLGYCIEGHETILIYEYMPNRSLDSFIFDQTRAGVLGWSMRFNIICGIARGLLYLHEDSRLRIIHRDLKASNILLDSNMIPKISDFGMAKIFGGDQTEGNTNRVVGTYGYMAPEYAIDGLYSVKSDVFSFGILLLEILSGKKNRGSFHPSHGQNLVGNAWKLWKEGKPLELIDTCLKDSCILLEIVRCLRISFLCLQQHPEDRPNMSSVVMMLHDESSLPEPKEPASFVGKKSSSSRKNQSSSTNEITVTLLEAR